The Styela clava chromosome 11, kaStyClav1.hap1.2, whole genome shotgun sequence genome includes the window CATTTGTTACTTTTTCGCTTTAAGTCgtctatatatttattgtataaGACGGTGGAGCATTGACAAGCAACATCTCGTTTTGAACCATTCTTTTGTTTTCTAGTTATTACTGTTTCTACTGATTCATGGCAGTTACGCATGAGCAACACGTCTTTGGTGTCTCTCCCTCCAATGAATACACAATAACCCCTTTTTACATACCGCCATTTCACTTTTTTGTCAAAACTTTGCGTTCAGCTACACGTTTTTACAGGAATATTCAGGCTCGGTATTAAAAGCCAAGCAGCAACGTATATATATGTCCCGACGGGAATATAAAATTAGGTGAAATGGGATCTCGAGGCAAACTTTTTATGTATCTTCCGTGGAATGGAAAAGCATGTAAAACAAGTGTATTACAAGTAATGTATTACAAGTTAATTTCATTCCAACTAATAATTTTTCGTCCTAAACTAAACGattcaattaaattttaatattgctgTATTTAGTTGCCGATGCGTTTTCCTGATTACGTCTTTCCAGACCCTTGATTTAACTTTGCATTAGGTATTTGTTACATTCTAGCTAAAATTCCTACAGCTGTTCTTGTGTTCCGTAACTTAATTGACACAATGATAACATAAAATGATTGGTACATGAGTGCTTTCTGATTATGAAGGATCCTGACAGAAACATTGCAGTGCATTTACATTTCACAGGCTCTTATCATCTCAACATTTGAGAATCTAAactttagaccaggggtcgcgaccccaaattgggtcggagtgataaatAAGTAGGATtacaaacaggtcatggggtcgctgatGTATGGCCACTGAACTGGAAATATATCTCTGTGGGTATGgcagaggatggatgtacaaaacatctaagattttaCAAACCATGTTACGTTTAGCaatttgtaccatggcttactgtaaaacaggcccataggcattGTTCCGTGTTTATGGCTATAGATAGAGTATAGTACAGTGGTTCtctaacttttaaaaaaaaaatcattgacgacccctttgcaatttttttgatgattcgcggccttgtgcactaaaataaaacattaaaatatcacaacaacaaaaataaatgcgCCGTACGGTATAGTGAAAAACATCTCCTCATCTACGTTTATCGCGATGAACCCTAACTTTACATACGATTCGTCATATCATAGTTTTAATTTTAGAAGGCATCTTGTAATTAATATTACCGAGATGAAAACCTAAAAATATAGGCCATCCCCACCGTTACTCTATGTCAAAAGCCAAATTTGATAGTTGAAAACTGAAACTTAGCACTATCTATCTTTCAATATAAAAGTGTAAAACAGCATTTAGAAGAATCAGTGTCCCCAGCAATGATTGTGAAGCAGCAAAAGACaacaaattattattatacaatgtatttgcaaatttaagcacTTAAGTTTTGTATTATCAAACTATGAGCAATATAACAGATTTCTTTCGCGGACCCTCCGAAAGTGCTTCACGGACCCAAGATCTGCGGaccctagtttgagaaccactggactatAGTAGATTATAAAAATGTAGGTCATTATTGTGAcgtcactgtttggttttagcctattttacctaataccaccacatgaccaaactcaaaagtccagagaaagaagctctaaagttccatgaaaaatatatatattgacctggggtcgcactggacactttgAAGTTGTCTTTGGAGTCTTAAAAAAATCTTTGGAACCCCTGCTTTAGACCTTACTCGATGCAATCAACACTTTAATCGTCATAATGAGGTAGTATATATTTCATTGTTTGCGAACACAACGTCAAGAGTTCTTTGTCAAAATTCAGTTAATGGACCTCACTGAAGGATTTTGATTATTTCTTTTCGTCGGAAAGTAGCGAAAACGTTCCCTCTGCTATTATATCCTTTTTGCTATGACTTTGTTTAggaaatatacataaaaataagTGTGGTAACGGCGTTACCGTATGATTGCATCTTTGGATTGTATCTCATCTAATATATCCTTCATGGGCAAACAAacatttgcgtttttttttcaacttcatgAGCATTTTTAACTCCATTTCTGTAAGAGATAGTGCTATACGATAGACAATGGATCCAAATTGACGAATGATCTTCATCAGATAGCAGTAAAACTGTCACAATAGTCATGCTGAAATAATCCTAATGAAGTTTTTCTTAACTTTTCGTATATTTGCCTCTCAATATCCAACTGTATGAACATCAGCATGCTCCAAAACATAAAAGCATAATAATACCAGAACTTAAATTGTTAAAGATAGTTGATTACTAAAAGTCTAGTAAATCGGGTGAAAAAATCATTTACCCAAATTAAACAGCAATTATATATCGATCCTTATTTAAGTAGAAGGGAAAAGAATAAATGTAATATTTGGTGTGTCCATTTGCACGCATTCCTGAAAAATCATTCAATGTCCAACAATACGTACCATTTTATTTAATCAACACAGTCGGTATCGGGATCCACTGTAACAGATCCTTTCACGGTTACAACGTCTGGGATCAGATGGAAAAGTGCATCGCTGGGACAATCACAATCATTGTTTTCTAAGACTGAAATTTCAGCATTCGTAAGTTTCTTCGACCACATCATCAAATTTTCTATTGTTCCGCTGAACGTTTCAGTAGAGGCGGTCCATCCACCTCCCATTTCATCTTGATCTTGACCGATTACTATCGTTCCAAATCCCGCTGGCAACGACGTTATTCCTGCTAATGTACGCGTAACGTAATGAGTACCGTCGACAAAAAGCTGTACCTCTGTATCAGTAGTCGAGAGGAcccaacaaaaatgaaaaatattaacagtTCCGGCAGTTCTTAAAGAGATCGATGCTGTATTTGTTGTATCATCATTGTCATTTAAAAAAGCAAAGGTATGACTTTCAGGATCGTCAAAAATAATCTTGATAGCATTGTCGTATGTTTCTGTAGCGTAAGAAAACAGAGTTCCTGATCCGACCGCTGTTCCAGGTGTTACTTTAAACTTGCTGCAGATTGTAAACTCTGTGAGTTCAGGCATATCTATATCTACCAACAAATAGTTCTCAACTGCTGGTGTACCAGGAAATATGTAACGTGTTTGTGGGCAGgctgaaaattcaattttatatcttGTTATATTATCGTTCAAAACCAGATATACAATAACACAAAAACTTTAAAAGCTTCGTGAAATTTCCAAGTTTCAATTACCAATTATTTCACAAACAACAAGTTGCAATATGAAGGTTTTGCTTCGCCTATGAGTCTGTTTACATTTCATAGAATTTCTACAACTTATTGAAATAGGAAATTTTAACACTGATtgtaaaaaaatgcattttgcTGAGAATAATTGAAACAGCACATCACCGCGGAGGATCACACGATCTTAAGTGCTACAAAGGCGTAACGGTTTATTTataattacaaatattaatGTATTGACAACATTTATTACACCGTAAATCACGAACTTCACTCTCAACAAGGTGAATGTGAAACGCAATCGCTTCAATCtcgtgagtttttttttataattattcacaTATATAGTGTCTATTAAAACTTTTCCATGGTCTGTGGGATACTACCGAATTTACTAGAGAGAGCGGAATTACCATGACGATAGTTTCTTTGTAGCAACTGAAGTTTGAATAGTTGATTTTCAATGAGTTTGTTTCAAATAGGAATGTCTGATCTCGATCTATTAAATAAGTCAAAAATTTCTGAAGTGATAAATGTAAGGGCGAGAGAACTTGCATGTTCAGACATTTATGTTCACAGTAACTGCAGGCAGTTCAAACTAGGGAACGCAATACAATGTGGAAAGTGGAATGAATTcagaaatttaattcaaaagttgTCTTTATCGAACACGACTTTTTAGTTGGTAAAGCTTTGCGATCAGATCCGTGCTGACAGACAATTTTTTTCATGCTAAATACTGTTTGCCATGTTTGTAGTAACAATGAGTAGTGTTTTGAAATAGCtctatttaataatttttggaCTAATTGTTTCTGAATTGAATCCAGTTCAAAATTGTGATTCAGATTTGCGACGCATTTAACATCATAAAGTGAACCTCCTGCAACtatgatattcatattttcttcAGATTATTGCACCAGAATTTTTGGAACAATTTTAGGGCTTACTTGAGCATATAGCAGCTACGGAGTAAAATCCATCTTCACATACACAACCTTGAGCTTGTGTCAGCACGTTCAAAATTCTACAAACTTGATTTGTTGTGCATGCTATATTGCCATTAGCACATTCATCAGCTGTAATTGACAGTAAAAATTTAAGCCTATTCGTTATTTCTGTACAAAGCATTGTCAGTTCAGTTCAAACCATATGCTGTTAGGTTTGCAGGACTATGAAAACAATATAACCAAAATATCGGTGTTTTTTACACTTCAGAATCACATGGCTCTCTCGATTCGTAGTGCACAATTTGTGTACTATTACTGAAATACAACCATTACTTAGGAGGCCATTAAAATGCCTATTAGTGTCATATATCCATTCCTATTCCCAATACAACTTCCTTTATCTATCATTCTATCTCATAAAAATATTCGGAGTTTACCCAAAGCTAATAAACTGTGGACAGGTATCGTTATGAGATTTGTGATTGTAATTAAAACactagtaaatataaaatattgtagtACCATAAACCCAAGGGTATGAGCAATTCAAGAGTAGGGGGGTAGTCAGTGCCTTCAAATCTCTCTGGGAAGactttatatatttgtttgtttgtctagGTTTTGCTGATTTATTGAGTGCATGCTTGTcgtttcaaacatattttttaagTATATCCACATCTTTTTGACCAGTTgccttttttttatcaatgtaatcaataatcagtaatttattttttcaccatgctGAAAAATACGAATTCTACAtacacatttaaaaaatatatataaaaaaatcggggctcccgaagtatgcgaaccaagatggcggacgtcggaatgtaatatgtgtactaggttagggttaggccataattttaggtataaatactacgggaggctcttggctagtcttcgaactgataataggactaaaataagaaaaattggaaacaaattatcgcctaaccctaacctgttacccatgttacgttccgatgtccgccaccttggttcgcatacttcgggagcaccaaaaaatcgcatatataaaaaaaattgcaaagaagaacaaataatatatattatttagtaATACGTAAAGTGATCTGAAGTCTTTCACAAACAAGTTTCTTGTGCTTAAAACAAGATCATTTcagacaaaaatataataaaataattatcagtaTAAAAATACAACTTACCAACACATCCTGCACCAGGCACCACCGAAGGCATATGGTTGGTGTCGCAAATGCATCGAGCAACAGGACTTCCCGTTTCCTTGGAAATTATGCAGTGGGTGTTGGTTGGACACGTTATTCCCTTACACAAATCTACAAAAAACGTTCCTGCTTAATTTAATGGGAACATAATAAGTACTCAGatctattttcaatatttacaaaCAAATGCGCGTTAGGATTTTTCTCAACATATGGTACCAACCAGTGATGAATCTAACTTAGTgagtcttttttttattttttgtgtcaTAGTGGGTTTGATACAGGTTTATTCTGTAGTTCTTAAATTCACTGCTGAAAGTGATGGACACAtgccaaatattttaaaatattaggcTTTTGAAACAAAATGCAAAAACAGCATGAACCCATCTGTGCCAGGTGTTTCCCATTGTTTAAGTTCACTTCTATCAAACTAAACATGAGTTAACATCGAATCCGACGAATTTCATCCATTTTTACTGCAATTCTGTCGTCAATTTATCTTTGTTTTTATAGCTTACATTTCTGAAGGAGTATTGCATTTATTACGATACTATTTGTAGCAAGCTATTCTATTTTTGTGTTCAGAATATTCATTGCAAACTGCCGTGGTGCAATATGGTAGCaataaaaattaacaagatCACTGCAAACAACATTGAAAGGAATGGATTCGTTATTGGTTTTGATGCTCTGTTTTATATCTGTTAACATGGTTTCTCGATAAATAACAAAACATGGACAATTTTAGGCATATGGGATTACGGGAATAGATCATGAAACTCAAACAACTGAATTTTGGATGTGAAATGAAACACGGTGAATCACAGTGTGATGGACAAATTGGTGTTGACGGTCACTGATGATCACGTTCGGCTGCAGTATGAAACAGAACACTCACAAGGTGTAAagagaatgaaaaaaattaatggaAAGGTATTGCggataatgttttttttctaaagAGATCAACACACAAACATTCAACGACCGTACAGGATATTCAGCTTATGCTGCTGCGAGATGGGgcaaaataaacatttaattaaCAGAAAGTTGCTGGCATATACGGTACATATTAAATTGGTCATTATTACTGCAATAGCTTAGGTGTTTCAAAAGTATGACAGCCCGGATGTTCCTATACATTCGAGTATCTTTTGTTTGGTCATTTCTGGCCCAAGCCTTGTTTAAActaggtttgtgttttttgtaatttttttttgtttgtgtgCTGGTGggcgggcacatgatatttcccatgtttttttaggtttttttttaggcttttttaaagattttgcTCGCCTTCCAGAATTCTTCATTTTAAATCTATCTATCTaagaataatttcaaatttggaaaaaaaaaaactaaaaactcTTGCACTGTTCGTTTAACTTGTTTGCGGAATACTTGCTCTATCGCCAAGGTGCTGTATCCCAATAGCATTTTTTGTCATAACTATAAGGCAACACCACCCGACTTACCTAGGCAGTTCAGGGTATCAGAAGGATCCTTGTAAAAACCCGTTAAACAGACACAACCTTGCAAATTGGTGGGTGGATCTACAAGGGCACAAACAGCGTTATCCTTGCACGTGGTAGTTCCGGCAGACGAGCATTCATCCACtgttcaaaaaataaaaccaaaggTTAAACCTGGCCTCATTTGGCGATATTATTATGACCATCCTATATGGTCGTagattcaatttatattttgccGAATAATACagggataaaaataaatataggaAAATATTGTTCAATTTTCATAAAGACTTCTCATGTATTTAAAATTCATACAGAAGTTAACtctataaattaaaaatatatattgaagtaGTCAATTTGTTTTAGAAGTAACACATTATGTTGATTGTTGTATATTGAGAAGTTTCAACAATAATGCATTTGAATTGTGTGCTACCGAagaatgtgcaccaagatggcgcacaacctgagccCTAACcgatacttctggagcgccttgaATTGTTGTCATCCCAATGAAAACTGTAGCTATGTTTCAAATAGCTCGTCTCCGCCTgagttttctatattttaaacGCTTGAATTTACATGCCAATGTCCATTAATGATAAAAAGGAGTATCCCAATTATAAAATCCGAGTAAATCTTTAAATTGTGGAAAAAAAGAGGAAAAATTAAACCAATATATAATTAATGTTTGCCCTGTGATTTCACAAGTTATGAGATAGAAAGCCAAACTAATTCATTCCAAAGTTCAAGGAATACATTTTGCTACTTTAACTTCTCTATATCATTAGTAGTGTAGAGAaaaaaggcgctccagaagtatgtgcaccaagatggcgcacaacctgataaccctggcacacatactatgttcaggttatgcgccatcttggtgcacatacttcgggagcaccaaaaaaaaTACTCACAAAAACAGTCAGTACTGGGAGCTGGTTCAGGCAGGTAATTGTCTTTACAGATACATTTTCCAGCTGGTGGCGTAGATAGGTGATTCAAAACTTTTATTAAATTGGTCCCACAAGATGCCAGTCCATCCAGTGGATCTAACAATCGGAATTTTTGTTACTCTTTCATTGTACTAGAGTTAACTAGCGTTCATTAATGCTCAAATTGAAAATGGCGCCGTTTTACTTCTAGAACACCTTTTGGACTTATTTGATATTATCCCTAAACTGTCAAGATTCAGTGGCATTAACCCAAAAAGATGTGTTGGAAGTACCAGGTTTAGTACTTATCTTTTGTTTTAGGTTTAGATCACGTGTCTGTTTGTAATACGGGATATGACAATTAATATCAGTGTTGTAGTCACCCGCCACAGTTCATGCAAATGAACTTCCGAACTATCGTTTTACCTACCTaacttattcaaaaataaaaaatcgccctcttatttatattatttttatgtattcatATACAAGTACACAGCTTAACTTACCAACACATACGCTATCAGACGGTTTGTAATAATATCCTTCATCACAAACGCATCCTTGAGCACGGGTAGCACCATCGACGATACAGCATGTCGCTTTGGTACAAGTAATACCTGACGTTGCGCATTGATCGTCTAAATTTTGAATGTTGATATTGAAGACCATTATGTTTGAGATTCAATAGTTGTGTCagaagttaaatatatatattagtatataACTTTTAAACAAATTGAACAAAATGAGATTTTCATTAGCTTCTATTTCGAGAAAGGCCTCGTTGGGTAAACACAGGTTTGTGAAGTCGTAGTTTGGAATGTTTCTATTGATGCTGATATTGGAATCGACATTTGACTCGGTGTCGCAAAAAGGAAATTAAGAAGGCGCTTGCATTGGCCAAAGTTTGTtggtttttttttataacttgtGGATAAGACGGAGGGCTTTTTTCAGCTTGGAGTCGGGTAGCCAAAGTCGGCATTTCTGTCTGCCTGTATTCGGAATCCTTTTTTAAGTATCGATCCTAAATATTTGTACGATTTTTTTCCCCAACAGCACTAGATTAAAAATCTAGTTCATGTCGCATACCAGATTAAGCTAGCCAGTAATACCTACTTTTCGCGCTGCGTGGACGTGGCAGTCCCCCTACGAACTACGAACCAACACGAAACCTGTGGATTTGACAGTACATTGAGAACAGTTTTAATTTACGTTTAATTTTTTGTATCAAGAATTCGCATCAGTCAGCAGTGATAGAGAAATTAGAAATGTAAAACAAACCTATACATTCATGGTTTTCAGTAGCATGAGGCATGTAGTTGGCATCACATTCGCATTTTCCATTTGAAAGAACACCTCCTACTGGATTTATTACACATTGTGCGTTTACGCATGATGGGTCGCATGCAGTCGCTTCAAGTCAAATAACGAGAAATAAAGAGGTTAGTTATTAAACACCAATACCCATATGGTTCTATAAGCACCATGAACCACGCTGCAAAATAATCTTTAAAAACGCTTCTCTCAAAACCATTTAGGTTTAGAGCACTACCATAACAAGTAAACATTTAAAATCGACTGATGCGCTAGTTAAGAAGCAAATCAACCTTTGTCTCAACAACATCAACAATTTAGGATAACGTTCTATAAACCCATCTTCGTGTCTAGAAATATGTCATTCGTTAAGGATATAGGAGCGGTCAAAGACAACTATTAGTTATCAGAGTGTAAGATATAGGCAAAAAATTAATGAGAAAGGGAgtagatataaaatataatcaggaaaaaaataaaaattacaatagCATCCAGCCCCGTCCGCTCCAGTTGGCAAGTATCCTTTATCGCATTTGCAACTTCTTTTCTCGGTAGCTTTGTCAAATACACAAACAGCGTTTGCTCCACAATCAAAACCAATACATGTATTTActaaacaaatacagatatttataataaaatataacgtACAGCCTTATCGGGATACACAGGTTGTTCACAACGCCTttccaaaattcaaaaatgtaacaatCAATCGATAATATTTTCAACTGTAAAGAACCCTTATGGTCACaatgtatgcatatatataaaaaaaatggaattaatGCTACGTAATACAATATTACGGCATTGTACGAATTTGCTAAATTCAAATTAGCAATAACGTTGACAATTACAAAAAGGTTAGAAtctgaataatttaaaatgggTAAAATTAGAGAATGCAAATGTTGGTTCGCgcgaaataaatatatttagatgCACTAATAAAACCAATCGAAGTATATTTGCTTTGTAAAGTTAACAGGTGCTTATATCGATGTTACAAACAGTGAAGTTTTGAAGGAATTTACCGCTGCATGTTTCTCCTTCATCAATAATAGTATTTTCCGTTGGACAATAACATTCTTCAAAGCAACTCCCCTCGTGAATCACACAAATTGAATCCTCGCTGCAAACTTTTCCACTTTTACAAGTTTTTTCTGGAATTGCAAATAAATATCACACCGAgccttcaaaataaaattgtattgataGTTTACGAGCATACATCTGTCATTAGTTCATGTGAAATTACAAAATCGCACACTTTACAATTCCatttcccatttttttttaagtcaGTACATGCTCTTGAAACAATATTTAGGAGCATGTAAAGAATCACAAAGGAAATGAAAACGAAAACTAAGATAAATGCTTTCCGCTGTATTAAAAAATATGGCAATACACAAATAAATACATAATCGCGGAGGGTAGCGCTGAGGTAAACACGCGCTGTCATAAACAAGCCGAATCACATCCGCAGAAATATTGTGTGGTGCTGGCAAACCAGTAATAGAAAATATGTTACTCTAACTACGATGACTTTTGTCTTAAAAGTAATCACATGAACACTCACATAAGTAAGAACAATTCCGTGAAGCATTAGTAAAACAAAGTCCACAATGTGATATATAAATAGCCTCATATATACGAACTTGGTGCGATTTTCAAACAATCGGTCTAGCATACAGTCACCTTTGCTGTTTCCTCCACGCCGggacaaatatgaaaatctcaATAATATTCAACCAATGAATAGTTTTACTTCTAACAGATACTAAACA containing:
- the LOC120346894 gene encoding uncharacterized protein LOC120346894; this encodes MTPMPFLFIFVCGFLDVAVGALNCQDCPNCAGTCHKTPDNFVCECPADKTGDDCDLCLIRPGWTNGGNGYQYFKTKTRANYDDTMKECREFGGHLAMYGIRDPVVLSRIGETKVFIGLTDRFSEGTFMWGDVINSEHTQTPWAPNQPSATTSDYDCGYLRDDSGSVLIYDNPCWATEFGLCEVPVGYPPAIPKFDPKNGCEYFLTPPGAYHVTDRICQEHGGKLAIQAVNTGSVLKKILYYFKVNGYTLDSDVITYTGFRKSGTSFVAGDGTALNTGSSAVDWKPGSPSDVTSTCLVSLLNPDWFDHAWIDDKSCDDIFHGLCEVCTVDPPLDQKTCKSGKVCSEDSICVIHEGSCFEECYCPTENTIIDEGETCSVNTCIGFDCGANAVCVFDKATEKRSCKCDKGYLPTGADGAGCYSTACDPSCVNAQCVINPVGGVLSNGKCECDANYMPHATENHECIDDQCATSGITCTKATCCIVDGATRAQGCVCDEGYYYKPSDSVCVDPLDGLASCGTNLIKVLNHLSTPPAGKCICKDNYLPEPAPSTDCFLDECSSAGTTTCKDNAVCALVDPPTNLQGCVCLTGFYKDPSDTLNCLDLCKGITCPTNTHCIISKETGSPVARCICDTNHMPSVVPGAGCVADECANGNIACTTNQVCRILNVLTQAQGCVCEDGFYSVAAICSTCPQTRYIFPGTPAVENYLLVDIDMPELTEFTICSKFKVTPGTAVGSGTLFSYATETYDNAIKIIFDDPESHTFAFLNDNDDTTNTASISLRTAGTVNIFHFCWVLSTTDTEVQLFVDGTHYVTRTLAGITSLPAGFGTIVIGQDQDEMGGGWTASTETFSGTIENLMMWSKKLTNAEISVLENNDCDCPSDALFHLIPDVVTVKGSVTVDPDTDCVD